The Acidobacteriota bacterium genome contains the following window.
GCAGCTCGGGGAGGGCTGCGTGGATGGTGCCGCGGCGGACCTTGCGATCCGCGACGCGCACGCGATTGCGGCGCAAGGCTTCGCCGCAGATCCCGCATGGATCGGAGATCGATCGTTCGTAGGCCAGTGCGCCGGTCGGCAGTCCGTACGCCGCGATCAACCTGGACTGGTCGGAACCGTTCATCCGCAGCCGCACGATGCCACTGTGAGCGCCAACGAGGCCGACCAGTCCGGCCAGAAAGGTGTTGACCAGTGCCGAGGAACCAGAAACTGTCGAGCGGCGTGATCGCATGTGCGGCCGACCCCATCAGGCACCCGGGACAGCGCTTACGCTACGCCGAGCTCCTCGCCGTTCGTGAGGGTGTCTGCCGCCGCGTGCCGGGCATGGCCGGCACGGCGCGACGGGCGGACCTCGCTGTCGGGCTGGCGTACTTTCACTAGCTGGGACAATACGCCAACCGCGATCTCGGCCGGCGTGTTGTTCCCCACCTTGTCACCGAGCGGACACGCGATGCGCTCGATGAAGCTTTGTGTCGCGCCCTCTTGCGCGAGTTCGCGGCGCATGATCGCAGCCTTGGTCTTGCTGCCGAGCACCCCCACGTAGTGTAGCGGCGCCGATCGCCGTGCGAGCGCGGCGAGGATCGGCAGATCGGTGGCGTGTCCCATCGTCATCACCAGGACACTCGTGCCGTCGCGCACTTCGTCCAGGCCCTCGGTGTAGCAAGCCACCAGGCGGCGTGCGAGCCGCTCGCTCTCCGGCAGGCGCGCGAGCCACTCCTCGCGGGTGTCGACGCACACGGTGTGGCAGTCCAGTTCGACGAGGAAACGACACAACTTCTGCGCGACGTGACCGGCACCGAAAATCAGGACGTCCCAGCGATCGCGTGGGCGGTGGACTTCGTAGTAGAGCGCGACCTCTCCGGCACAGGTCATGCCGATGTC
Protein-coding sequences here:
- a CDS encoding XdhC family protein: MHDIAFITLLSKLQKEGTAYCTVTIVDAKGSIPQVVGASAVFGEDGLLFGTIGGGRVELRCTEAARALLSAPATERTRFERLNLHRDIGMTCAGEVALYYEVHRPRDRWDVLIFGAGHVAQKLCRFLVELDCHTVCVDTREEWLARLPESERLARRLVACYTEGLDEVRDGTSVLVMTMGHATDLPILAALARRSAPLHYVGVLGSKTKAAIMRRELAQEGATQSFIERIACPLGDKVGNNTPAEIAVGVLSQLVKVRQPDSEVRPSRRAGHARHAAADTLTNGEELGVA